In one Candidatus Peribacter riflensis genomic region, the following are encoded:
- a CDS encoding two component sigma54 specific Fis family transcriptional regulator: MSEVTTLEQQADSGLMLEPDELESWIRTAEEQCGLIVQGDKKMLRALEELVLLRRSQAITTLIGEPGTGKEKFARFVHVLKNPSRPFVDVNMAGISEHLFESELFGHAKGAFTGANGGRVGRFEQAADGTLFLDEIGDMPYDRQGLLLRALEQRTFSPVGDNRQLALKASIVCATNADIHHAANIGKMRRDLHDRLCRCVVVIPSYEERSQEHKVSVIRYLTRKIGSALRCPELTLDREALQLLLQYPIDGNVRGIENVLERAGTYAVARGQTRIDMVHMQRALEEVEKSQDSSPQSTHLLSQLIRQAMSQGLHSTLEPLRSKIVRAVLEHAGGKQVRAARLLGITRQTLGRYLSD, translated from the coding sequence ATGAGCGAGGTCACTACTCTGGAACAGCAGGCGGATTCAGGGCTCATGCTTGAGCCAGATGAGCTTGAGTCGTGGATACGAACGGCAGAGGAACAATGCGGCCTGATCGTTCAGGGAGACAAAAAGATGCTCAGGGCTCTTGAGGAACTCGTTCTTCTGCGGCGGTCGCAAGCCATTACCACCCTCATCGGGGAACCGGGAACAGGAAAAGAAAAGTTTGCGAGATTCGTTCACGTGTTAAAGAACCCGAGTCGGCCATTTGTCGATGTGAACATGGCTGGAATTAGCGAGCACCTGTTTGAGAGTGAGCTCTTTGGACATGCCAAAGGGGCATTCACCGGAGCGAACGGGGGCCGTGTCGGCCGTTTCGAACAGGCAGCGGACGGGACGCTCTTCTTGGATGAAATCGGGGACATGCCATACGATCGTCAAGGTCTGCTCCTCCGTGCGCTCGAGCAACGCACGTTCAGCCCCGTCGGTGACAACAGGCAGCTCGCGCTGAAGGCGAGCATCGTGTGCGCGACGAATGCCGACATCCACCATGCAGCGAATATCGGAAAGATGAGACGCGATCTCCACGATCGTCTGTGCAGGTGTGTTGTGGTCATTCCGTCATACGAAGAACGGTCGCAGGAGCACAAAGTAAGCGTGATTCGGTACCTGACCAGAAAGATCGGATCCGCGTTGCGCTGTCCCGAACTGACATTGGATAGAGAAGCCCTTCAGCTTCTTCTGCAGTATCCCATCGACGGGAATGTCCGGGGCATTGAGAATGTGTTGGAAAGGGCCGGAACGTACGCCGTCGCTCGGGGGCAGACACGGATCGATATGGTTCACATGCAGAGGGCGCTCGAAGAGGTGGAGAAGTCACAAGATTCTTCGCCCCAAAGTACTCATTTGCTCTCTCAGCTCATTCGACAGGCAATGTCGCAGGGTCTGCATTCCACTCTTGAGCCGTTGAGAAGCAAAATTGTGCGTGCGGTCCTGGAGCATGCAGGTGGGAAACAGGTGAGGGCCGCAAGGCTGCTAGGGATCACGCGGCAGACGCTGGGAAGATATCTTTCAGACTGA
- a CDS encoding lysyl-tRNA synthetase, class II, giving the protein MHLSITPAVFNLLPALRVGVLSIKGASNRDAHPEVALLLREAEAALRSRTTDETFKDAPHIVQFFEAHRAFGNNPKRYYPSHFALAKRVLKGGSLPSINTFVDLYNILSLKHLLPVGGEDLDRCVGDIVLDRATGSEAFIALGETQNEPPAAGELVYKDAEGVLCRRMNWREADRTKLTEATTNAILIIESLDPDDPLQEILVELQALVEKYCGGQVIAHILAGGERATEL; this is encoded by the coding sequence ATGCATCTCTCCATCACCCCCGCCGTCTTCAACCTCCTGCCGGCACTGCGCGTCGGCGTACTCTCCATCAAAGGAGCTTCGAACAGAGATGCACACCCGGAAGTCGCTCTCCTCCTGCGCGAAGCCGAGGCCGCTCTTCGCTCCCGCACCACGGATGAAACCTTCAAGGATGCCCCACACATCGTGCAGTTCTTCGAGGCGCACCGCGCCTTCGGCAATAACCCCAAGCGGTACTACCCCTCGCACTTCGCGCTTGCCAAGCGGGTACTGAAGGGAGGCTCCCTCCCGTCAATCAATACATTCGTGGACCTCTACAACATCCTCTCCTTGAAGCATCTTCTCCCTGTCGGAGGAGAAGATCTGGACCGGTGCGTCGGAGACATCGTGCTTGATCGGGCAACGGGATCAGAAGCCTTCATTGCACTTGGTGAAACGCAGAATGAACCTCCCGCAGCAGGCGAACTCGTGTACAAAGATGCGGAGGGAGTTCTCTGCCGCAGAATGAACTGGCGGGAGGCCGATCGAACGAAACTGACAGAAGCGACCACGAACGCGATCCTCATCATCGAGAGCCTGGATCCAGATGATCCGCTGCAGGAAATCCTTGTGGAATTGCAGGCGCTTGTGGAGAAATACTGCGGCGGGCAAGTGATCGCGCACATCCTTGCAGGAGGAGAGCGTGCAACGGAACTGTGA
- a CDS encoding Obg family GTPase CgtA codes for MFLDEATIAVTGGNGGNGCVSWRREKYIPKGGPDGGDGGWGGDIVLVANPNTDTLSDFAAKKRFAAEPGQPGSGKQCHGRDGKDLVLAVPPGTVVTDAATHKVLADLRLPDDRVIVARGGRGGFGNEHFKSSVRRRPDFAEVGEPGEQRGVQLELKLVADVGIIGYPSVGKSTLISVVSAARPKIAPYPFTTLVPNLGVVHAKGRSFVLCDVPGLIEGASEGKGLGDQFLRHIERCGVLIHLLDLSRALEHDGTVNPKALVADYRAIRKELKAFSPLLAKKPEIIVLNKTDLSPDSAGPVISALKRSKVPVATHISAATRHGTDALVTDLLPIVLKDRRARTHEASDSEGPLQILRPGETTDRMLDYRIEREKGKLTVRGRRLEQLTLMTNFTHESGVRRFRDVLRKIRLLSLLERTRKQGSAVYIGKTRVDNYL; via the coding sequence ATGTTCCTCGATGAAGCCACCATTGCGGTCACCGGCGGGAACGGCGGGAACGGCTGTGTGTCGTGGAGGCGCGAAAAGTACATCCCCAAAGGCGGACCGGATGGCGGGGATGGCGGGTGGGGCGGCGACATCGTCCTCGTCGCCAATCCGAATACCGACACTCTAAGTGACTTCGCAGCCAAGAAACGATTCGCAGCGGAACCCGGACAGCCGGGGAGCGGCAAGCAGTGCCACGGGCGGGATGGCAAGGACCTCGTGCTCGCGGTGCCTCCCGGCACGGTCGTCACGGACGCCGCTACTCACAAGGTACTCGCCGATCTGCGTCTGCCCGATGATCGCGTCATCGTCGCCCGGGGCGGGCGGGGCGGCTTTGGCAACGAGCACTTCAAGAGCTCCGTGCGCCGCAGACCCGATTTCGCCGAAGTGGGGGAACCCGGGGAACAGAGAGGGGTACAACTCGAACTGAAGCTGGTCGCGGACGTGGGAATCATCGGGTATCCGAGCGTGGGCAAGTCCACCCTGATTTCCGTCGTGAGTGCCGCCCGGCCAAAGATCGCCCCGTATCCGTTCACCACGCTCGTTCCGAATCTGGGTGTTGTGCACGCCAAAGGAAGGAGCTTCGTGCTGTGTGACGTACCGGGTCTCATTGAGGGGGCGAGCGAAGGCAAAGGACTGGGCGACCAATTCCTCCGCCACATCGAGCGCTGCGGCGTGCTCATTCACCTGCTCGATCTCTCGCGCGCACTGGAGCACGACGGCACCGTGAACCCCAAAGCCCTCGTCGCGGATTACCGGGCCATCCGCAAAGAACTGAAGGCCTTCTCGCCATTGCTTGCGAAGAAACCGGAGATCATCGTCCTCAACAAGACAGACCTCAGTCCTGATTCCGCCGGGCCGGTGATCTCTGCACTGAAACGCTCCAAAGTTCCGGTGGCCACACACATTTCTGCGGCAACACGACATGGAACCGACGCGCTCGTCACGGACCTACTGCCGATCGTGCTCAAAGACCGGCGCGCACGCACGCACGAAGCCAGCGACAGCGAGGGGCCGCTGCAGATCCTGCGCCCGGGTGAAACCACCGATCGCATGCTCGACTACCGCATCGAGCGTGAAAAAGGGAAACTCACGGTGCGTGGACGGCGCTTAGAACAACTCACCCTCATGACGAACTTCACCCACGAGAGCGGAGTGCGCCGTTTTCGCGATGTCTTGCGCAAAATCCGGCTTCTCTCACTGCTCGAACGGACTCGTAAACAGGGAAGTGCGGTGTACATCGGCAAGACCCGCGTCGACAACTACCTGTAG
- a CDS encoding molecular chaperone DnaK, with product MSKIIGIDLGTTNSCVAVVEGGEPVVIPNAEGNRTTPSVVTYKDDGEILVGVTAKRQAVTNPKLTVSSAKRFIGRRFDEVREEAAHMSFSVVEGKEGRAMMEVQGKKMLPQEVSAQVLQKLKRDAEAYLGTKVEKAVITVPAYFDDSQRQATKEAGEIAGLEVVRIINEPTAAALAYGLDKGHEHTIVVYDLGGGTFDVSVLELGEGVFEVRATNGDTHLGGDDFDRVVVEWMIAEFKKEQGVDLGKDPIALQRIREAAEKAKIELSSATQTEINLPFITADSSGPKHCTLKLSRAKLESLVSDLIERTVAPCEAALKDAKLKKSEIHEVVLVGGMTRMPAVQAKVKELFGREPHMGVNPDEVVAIGAAVQGGVLGGDIHKDIVLVDVTPLSLGIETLGGVATKLIERNTKIPTKKSQVFSTAADHQPSVEVHITQGEREMAGDNKSLGRFILDGIPPAPRGVPQIEVTFDIDTNGILHVTAKDLGTAKEQHITIQGSTGLSKDEVEQMKKDAELHAEDDKKKRELIDQRNQADALVFNLEKQMREYDAKIPDDLKKKVNTRISEVKEVLKKEGASADEIKKATDALSTEAMEIGKLVYEAAQKKGKEGEEGKKGKVVDAEVVDEEKKK from the coding sequence ATGTCCAAGATCATCGGAATCGACCTCGGAACCACCAATTCCTGCGTTGCTGTCGTCGAAGGCGGCGAGCCGGTGGTGATCCCCAATGCGGAGGGCAATCGCACGACTCCTTCAGTCGTCACCTATAAAGATGACGGCGAGATTCTCGTGGGTGTCACTGCAAAACGTCAGGCCGTCACGAACCCCAAGCTCACGGTTTCCTCCGCCAAGCGGTTCATCGGGCGTCGTTTCGACGAAGTGCGTGAAGAAGCCGCGCACATGTCCTTTTCGGTGGTCGAGGGGAAGGAGGGACGCGCCATGATGGAGGTGCAGGGCAAGAAGATGCTCCCGCAGGAGGTGAGCGCGCAGGTGCTGCAGAAACTGAAGAGGGATGCCGAGGCGTACCTGGGAACGAAAGTCGAGAAAGCCGTGATCACCGTGCCGGCGTACTTCGACGATTCGCAGCGTCAGGCCACCAAGGAGGCCGGCGAGATCGCGGGGCTCGAAGTGGTGCGCATCATCAATGAACCGACGGCTGCGGCGCTCGCCTACGGTTTGGACAAGGGGCATGAGCACACGATCGTCGTGTACGACCTAGGAGGAGGCACGTTCGATGTCTCGGTGCTGGAATTGGGAGAAGGCGTCTTCGAAGTCCGGGCGACGAACGGTGACACGCACCTGGGCGGCGACGACTTTGATCGCGTGGTGGTGGAGTGGATGATCGCCGAATTCAAGAAGGAGCAGGGGGTGGATCTCGGCAAAGATCCCATCGCGCTGCAGCGCATCCGCGAGGCCGCTGAGAAAGCCAAGATCGAGCTCTCGTCCGCCACACAGACCGAGATCAACCTGCCGTTCATCACGGCAGACAGCTCCGGACCCAAGCACTGCACCCTCAAACTCTCGCGCGCCAAATTGGAGTCGCTCGTATCGGACCTGATCGAGCGCACAGTGGCGCCGTGCGAAGCAGCGCTCAAAGATGCCAAACTCAAGAAATCGGAAATTCATGAAGTAGTGTTGGTTGGAGGCATGACGCGCATGCCGGCAGTGCAGGCGAAGGTGAAGGAACTCTTCGGACGTGAGCCCCACATGGGAGTCAATCCGGACGAGGTCGTGGCGATCGGCGCCGCGGTGCAGGGCGGAGTGCTCGGTGGAGACATTCACAAGGATATTGTGCTCGTGGACGTGACGCCGCTCTCGCTGGGCATCGAGACTCTGGGCGGAGTCGCCACCAAGCTCATCGAGCGCAATACCAAGATCCCGACCAAGAAGAGCCAGGTCTTCTCGACTGCGGCTGATCACCAGCCTTCCGTCGAGGTGCACATCACGCAGGGCGAGCGCGAGATGGCGGGGGATAACAAGTCGCTCGGGCGCTTCATCCTCGATGGCATTCCTCCGGCTCCGCGGGGAGTGCCGCAGATCGAGGTGACGTTCGACATCGACACGAACGGCATTCTGCACGTGACCGCGAAGGATCTGGGTACCGCGAAGGAGCAGCACATCACGATCCAGGGTTCCACAGGGCTTTCGAAGGACGAAGTGGAGCAGATGAAGAAGGATGCCGAGTTGCACGCCGAAGACGACAAGAAGAAGCGGGAGCTCATCGACCAGCGCAATCAGGCCGATGCCCTCGTCTTCAATTTGGAGAAGCAGATGCGCGAGTATGACGCCAAGATTCCCGATGACCTCAAGAAGAAGGTGAATACCCGCATCAGTGAAGTGAAGGAGGTGCTCAAGAAGGAAGGAGCTTCGGCGGATGAGATCAAGAAGGCAACCGACGCGCTCTCAACGGAGGCGATGGAGATCGGCAAGTTGGTCTACGAAGCTGCGCAGAAGAAAGGGAAGGAAGGTGAGGAAGGGAAGAAAGGAAAAGTTGTGGATGCGGAAGTGGTGGATGAGGAAAAGAAGAAGTAG